ACCAACGACAcagcaaagagaggaaaaacaaGCCCGTCAGTCGCTGCTCAGAAGAGCACGATCGGTGCGTCAAACACCGGCGCTGGTAGCGTTAGAACAGAGAGGCTTGAAGAACTCAGCAAGAAAGGGGCGACCCAAAATTCGACGAAATCCATATCAAAACTCTATGAATCGCTCCCAAACTTTGCACAGGCTAAATTCACGAAAGAAGGAAGCTATTCCCCAAAAATCATTGCTTGGAATTAACTCAAACTCTGGAAAATTCAGATCATAGCAAAGAACgaaaaagggaaaaaaacgATGAACTTGGACAGCGAAAATCATAGACACAAAATAAGAATCCCGAAGGACAAAAGGAGGATTTGGGCCTCCATTCCCACTTCAAAAcacaacaaaaatgctacaaatTTTTCTCAGTTCATGAATCTCTAAGACTTGGGAGAAAGAGCTAAACCTAGAGAGAAAGGAAAAAACTGCCTGTTGGCAGAGAGATGGCGTGAGAGAAGTGGAGAGGGGGTTAGGAGAGATGGGGAACTCCCCCAGTTTATTTATCAGGCATATTACATATTCCCCAAATGTCCCTAGATATTTTTGAGCGAACTAGCTAGCCCCAGGGGCATTCTAGTCCAACTCGACATGACCTAAATCCGACGGCCACCGCGCCTCCTCACCGGTAGCGTCGCTCCGAAGCGATCTCACTGATGCCGCCACGTGCCATCCGTCCGCATCGGGACCTCCGTCcgggttttgaggcccaaacccgcGAAACCCGCCGCGAGTAGCGTAGCCTGTACGTGTCCCCCGCCGTGTACACTTGCGCTTATCGATGTCCCAAGTGTCAGCCACCGCAGCTGGCCACCCGGTCGTCTGGTCCGTCAGTCCAAGCCTCACGTCCGCCCTTCACCGCAACCGGTCGGTCAGCACGGCACGCCCTACTTGACCTTCACCCGACCGCTGCCACCGCATCCAGACTCCACACCTGCACATCACGAAGCCAAGAGACACCGTTTCGACACATAACCCTGTGCTAGGATATCAGTAGAACCACCGAACCAACAACCCACCAAAATATTGGTATGTTGACAATTGCTCATCACACAACAAGGGTGCTCCACAATGGTTATGTAAAAACCATGTGTTCGCAATCTCCCCCTTGATGAGTGCATTGTCAACACCAACACAAAAGCCTGAGAAAACCAACTCAAGTGTAAGCTCGAAACGGGTCATTCACAATGAGTAAAGCAAAGCCAACAACTTGGTCCCCAAAGACATGGGCAACGGCTCGACACAACCAAGTAAAACACAGCTAACCCTCAAGAAGAGGCAAACAGGCTCAACACCGCTAGCAAAACTTGAAAAGCCAGAAAACAACTAGACCCTCCAGAAGAGGCAAAGGCTCAACACATCTAGCAAAAGCAACTCAAATGCAACTCCCCCTGAGCAAAATGCAATCTCTCTCAAATGAGTGCATGTCTCTCTTTTTGTGTGTAACTTTCTCCCCCTTGTTGACACATGCACTTATCAAGATTTGCCCAAAGAAGTGCAACTCCCCCTCAAAACATGCTATGAATGCAAGGAATGCACAAATGCAGAAGCTTCAGGACTATAGCAATCATATTGACAAGATGCTCTAGGTGGTGCTGTCATGTGTGTATAGCAATAAATACAAGTGCTAGCAAATGCTCAAACTGATTAAGTGAAACGAAATATGACATTTAAGCATTTTTGATCAATTTTAAACAATTGTAAGAAGGAGTTCACCACTGAAAGTAGCACATAGCATGTATAAGCAGGAAATCAACCTAGTGCTAACAAGTGTATACAAGGTGAACTACCCCAAGCAGCGTTCATACATCATGTCAAAGACTAACTTTAGACTTGTGTTTTCATCAAATTTTCATTTTATCGGAGTTTgcagcatatcacaaggtttaGTCAAAAACATGTGTGAGTGCGAGAGGTTATCTGTACCATCAAACCAACTTATCGACCATGCCAAGCCTATGTCAAAAGACAATCGCAAGCTTAAGACAATGATCTCGGCATCCACTACAAGGCTTAAGTTCATCCATAAGTGCAATTGGAAGCAGTCTCGATACCTTGACGTAGGACAGTACAGACCCATCTCGATCTTTTCTTTTCACTTAGCTTGATTTTCAATTTTTAGCACAAGAATTTACAAGTTGTCCAAGCAAGTGTATAACTCAAAGCATGAGACATAGCAACCTAGCATATAAATGATAGCTCAAGTGATCTCAACACATCCTACACATGCTAGTTGCCAATCACAATGGTGAACAATTTTCAGGTTTCAACAAGTTTATGTCAAGTTCACAAGTTATAAAATATGCTTAGCTCATAACATGCATCAAGTGATCAAAAGGAGCCTAAGCGACAAGCACCATCATGTACATACAAGACATTTCACAAAGAGCATAATCTCAATCTAACAACTATAATCATGAAGCTCAAAATGCTCTAATATACATGATGAGATGAAATGCAATGCAATAtgatacaaaaataaaataaaagctaaactaaaagaaaaagaaactagAATACAAGAACCAAAGTTCCCCTCAACTAAAAAGGGAAACAAACTCCAAGCTCCCCTCGCAAGCGAGCAAACTGGGCTTGGTCAAGAGGTTTGGTAAAGATGTCTGCAAGCTGGTTTTGGGTATCAACATGGTGTAGGTCAATATCTCCTTTCTCATAGTGGTCACGCAGGAAGTGAAagcggacatctatatgcttgGTTTTTGAGTGGAGAACTGGGTTTTTAGCAACGCTTATGGCACTAGTGCTATCACAAAGCAAAGGCACTCGCCTAAACTCTAACCCAAAGTCTCTCAAAGTAGCTATCATCCAAAGCAACTGGGAgcagcaagcagcagcagcaacatacTCGGCTTCTGTGGTGGATTGAGCAACAGAGGATTGCTTGCGAGAGGACCAAGACACAAGAGAAGTCCCAAGAAACTGGCAAGTCCCCGACGTGGACTTGTGCTCAACACGGCAGCCGGCATAATCCGCATCAGAATAGCCGcaaagagaaagagaggaggAAGCTAAAAACCAAACACCAAACTCAGGTGTGAAACGAAGGTACCTCAAGATCCGCTTGACGGCTTGACGATGAGATGTGCGCGGCGAAGACTGAAAGCGCGCACACAAGCAGACCGCGAACTGGATGTCCGGTCTTGTCGCCGTCAGGTACAGTAGCGACCCGATCATGCTTTGGTACTCCTTCTGGTCCACAgcttctccttcttcatctgcatCTAGGGCCGTCGTGGTCGACATGGGTGTCGAGAGAGGCTTGGCCTCACCCATATCGAATTTCTTGAGTACGTCCTTGGTGTACTTGCCTTGGTGCACAAACGTCCCTTCTCTAGTTTGCTTGATTTGCAAACCAAGAAAGAACGTCAACTCGCCCATCATGCTCATCTCAAATTCCCTGCTCATAGTTTCTGCAAACTTGCCAACAAGTGCATGAGAAGAGCCACCGAAAATGATATCATCCACGTATATCTGAACCAAAAGAGTGTCAGTGCCTTGCTTGAGGAGAAACAAAGTTTTATCAACCGAACCCATTTTAAAACCCTTTGCAAGCATGAAGGTTTTCAAACGCTCATACCAGGCTCTCGGGGCTTGTTTTAGACCATACAAGGCTTTGTGGAGTTTAAAAACATGGTTAGGAAACTTAGGATTTTCAAAGCCAGGGGGTTGTCTCACATAAACCTCTTCCTCTATATACCCATTCAAGAAAgtactcttcacatccatctgaTACAGCTTGAACCCTTTTGAAGCTGCAAAAGCTAAAAGGATCCTAATGGCTTCTAGACGGGCAACAGGGGCAAAGGTTTCCTCATAGTCTATCCCCTCTTTTTGACAAAAACCTTGAGCTACCAACCTAGCCTTGTTCCTCACTACCACCCCATCTTCACTCTGTTTGTTTTTGAAAACCCACTTGGTACCTATGGGATGGCAATCTGGTGGAAGTGGTACTAAAACCCAAACCTTGTTTCTCTCAAAATTTTCTAGCtcctcatgcatagcattaacccaatcggaATTAGATAGTGCGTGTCCAACATCTCGAGGctcaaaagaagcaacaaaaGCAGAATGAGCGAAGTGTGAGATGTGATATGACCTGGACCGCATGACTCGCTGGTCAATTCCACCAATCATGGTCTGAGGTGGATGGCGACGCTGAATGTGTCGAGGTGCTTCCCTTGAAGAAGTCGCCTCCCCCTCAACTACAGCTGGGGCCTCCTCAGGAACAGCCGGTGTAGGCTGAGGAGGCTGCTCGATCGGACCCCAAGTagtggaagaagaaggatcgggGCCGTCAGCCGAAGTAGTCGTCGAAGACGCGAGAGGGGCAGCCAGTGGTGTCGGCTCGGGATCACCCCAATCAGCATCTTCTGCATCGTCCTCAACAAAGATACTCTCACCAATCTCCTGATCACCTGCACATTCAAAGACAGGAGAAGAACAAGGCATAGTCTCATCGAATGTGACCTCACAGGTCTCCACGACTCGGTTAGTTTCAAGGTTAAGTACACGATATGCATGAGAATGAGAAGCATAACCAAGAAAAATACCGTCGGAGGACCTagactcaaatttatccaaattacCTTGCTTCAAGATGAAACACTTGCAGCCAAACACCCTGAAGTGACTTACCTTGGGTAGTCTACCAAATCGCAACTCATAAGAAGTCTTTTTCAAGAAGGCTCGAAGAAAGATGCGATTGGAAACATGACAAGCAGTGTTGATCGCCTCGGCCCAATATCTCCTAGGAGTCCTATGCTCATCGAGCATCGTCCTGGCCATCTCAACAAGGGTCCGATTTTTGCGCTCAACAACACCATTTTGCTGGGGAACATAAGGAGAGGAAAACTGGTGCTCGAGACCCAAAGAACCACAGAAGATATCAAACTGAGTGTTTTTGAATTCTGTGCCATTGTCACTGCGTATAGCTCTCATGGCATTCTTAGGCAACTCAGTTTGTAACCGAAGAATCAAATCTCGAACATGAGAAAAAGCCTCATCCTTACCCTCCATgaaaaacacccaagagtagcgaGAAAAGTCATCCACAATCACTAGAACATACCACTTCCCTCCCTCTGACCGAACCCGAGCCGGACCAACTGTGTCCATATGAAGTAGCTCACCGGGTCCCTTGGTCATGACCTGAGTCACCGGAGGGTGAGAAGCGGCAACCATCTTCCCATGACGACAACGGTGACAAACCAAATCCTTCTCAAATTTCAACTTGGGCAATCCTCGGATTAAGTCAAGTGAGCTCAACCTAGCTAGTAAGTCAAAGCTCAAATGACCGAGTCTCCTATGCCACTTCCAAAGATCAGAAGAGGATCCAGCCACAAGACAACGAGAAGAGCCAAAAGAGTGAGAAAAATTAGCTCGAAAGACACGACCAAAAGGGACAATCTGGCAAACAAGATTTCCCTAAGAATCAAGAACTCGAGACAAGCCAGTCTTAAAGCGCACCTCAAAACCATCCTGAAGGAGTTGCGAAACCGAAAGCAAATTGAAATGCAAATTTGAAACCAAAGCAACATCCTTCAAGACAAAACTCTCATTGACTCGAATGGTCCCATGAGAAAGCACCTTACCTTTGCTATTGTCCCCGAATGTGATGTATTCCTTACATTGCacggggtcgaggctggagaaCCATTTTGAACTTCCGGTCATGTGGCGCGAACAACCGGAATCAACAAGCGACGTGTTCTCCAGACCTCCGATCTGCATCAATAGAAAGACATAGGGTGAGCAAATGGCGCAACACTGGGGTTAGTAAACTGTGAAGGATACCAGTGTTGGGTCATTTGCCCTGGAAAAGTGTTAGGAAAAACACCAAGCATGCCATGTCCCATTTGAGGAAAGCGATCACCACGAAAGGGAAAACGTGGTCCGCTAGAGCTGTGGGACTGAGAAGCAAAGCCACCACCACGAGGTTCAAAATTATATTGATCATGACCTGAACCACGTCGGGCACGACCACCACGTGGTCTCGCAACCTGAGGCCTAGCACCTTGAGGCATTGCACCTCTAGGCCTAGCACTGCGCCTCTGAACAGGCGGCACATGTACGCCATGGGGTGGACGGTACATGTTCCGGTTGTTCAACTCATACTCTCGCCACTCATCTCTCTTCCTCCTAAAGCAAAACTCAAAAAGGTGACCATCCCTATGGCAATACTCACAGTGATACCTTAACTCTCTCTTGGGTGGTTGTTGGTTCACTCTCTTGTGGGTATGGTTCACTCTTGGCGGCTTTTTGGCTTTAGGAAGGGGATCCTCAGAGATGTTTGGTAGAGTGTCAAGTGGGTTCCTGAGATGGTTAGGTTTTGGAATCCACACTTGTTTCTGAGGTGGGGATTTTGGAGGTTCTTCAAACACTCCATCTTTGACAGTGGGTTTGGAAGGCTCAGGTGGAGTGAATTTGATCAACTTGGGAGTAGTGGATGGTTTCTCACTTGGGCTCAAACCACTAAACTCACCAACCTTGCCATAAAGATTTTCACCCTTCCCATCTATAGCAAAGCCTACACCCAATGTGCAAGTTCCCCACCTGAACTGGCTCATCATCATGCCCAACTGTGGCTCACTGCTAGACACCCAGCTCAAGATGGACCGAAGGTATGTGTTGTCTTCCTCGGATCTCATTTTATCGTGCCTGCAAGACTCAAGCTCTAGCACCAAGCTCTCACAGCGTGCACACTTAGCAGCGGCGCTATCTAAACTGGCCTTCTCAAGATCACAGATCTTGGCATTCTTCTCTGCCAGCTCAGATTGCAAGCCCAAGCAGGACTTGCACGCATCCAACAAGATAGGCCTAGCCTTCAGCTCACCATACTCATCAAGCAAAGTAGCATACTTAGATTGCAATTCAGAGAAGTTAGACATATGAACAGCACACTCGTCGCACTCTACTTCATCTGACACAACCACAGCACACTCCTTAGCAACCTCAAGCTCCTTAAGCACCAACTCTAGCTTGTCCTTAAACTCTTTCCTCTCACGTGCAGCACGCTTAAGCAATTTATCTTGACTAATCAAGGTGATATTCATGCTATCAAGCTCAGCGACAAGGTCATCGACAGAAGGAGATACCTCGGAGGTGTCGTCGTCGAAGGAGACCTCATCCTTGCTGGCCTTCACCTCTTCATCAATCGCCATGGTGCAAAAGCCTCCGTGAGTGGAGTCAGCGACGAAGCAAAGACCGGTCAGCTtctcctccatcttcctctcGGACTCATTGTCACTTGAGGGAGAAGAGGAGCGGTCATCGCCGGAGTCGTTGTCGAGGTCGCTGAGGGAAGCAAGGAAGGCACGCTCTTGCGCCTTGGCTTTCTTGCGGTACATCTTCTTGAGCGCCTCCTTGTCGAAACCCTTCTTTGACTTgtacttcttggaggtgtagtCGCGCTTGTCCTTGCGCTTGCCAGAGTCGTACTTGTCGGAGGAgtgcttgttcttcttggggcaGTGGGCGACAAAGTGGTCGAGATCTCCACAGTTGTAGCAGCCCACCTTTTGATCACCGCCCCGGCGGCGGTTCAAGCGGTTGTTGTGGAACCGCGAGAACTGACTGATGATCAACGCCAGCTCGTCATCCCCAAGGGTCTCCAACTGCTCCTCTGAAACAGACACCAAAGAAGACAAGGCAAACGACATCTGTGAAGGGTTAGCTGAAGAACTTGAACTGTTACCTGAGACTAAAGCCATAGTCGGTGCAGAGggattcttgagcttggcttgaGTCTGGTAGTCGATCTCGGTGGACTTGAGCTTGCTGAACAACTCATCCACAGTGATGGTGTCGTAGTTCAAAGACTCGATAATGGCGGACACCTTCACATCCCATACCTTCCGATCTAGGGCATATAGAAGCTTGAGAGCCCTCTCATGATCGTCATAAGGTAGCTGTGCCTTGTTTGCTCGCATCTTGTTAATGATCGTCTGAAAACGAGAAAACATGGCATCGATGGACTCGCCATCAAGCTGAGTGAAGTTCTCGTACTCTCTCTTGTACGTCTCATAGAGTCTGGTTTTGACATGGGCTGTACCCTCGTGATAGCTCTGAAGCCTCACCCAGATCTCTCGAGCAGTAGCACAATCAGAGACACGCTCGAACTCAGAAAGCGAAAGACTCGAGAAAAGAACAGATCTTGCTCTGCTATTTGCGTTGTGCCGATCTTTTTGATCTTGCGTGGTTCGAGCACGGGGTTCAAGCACAACGAAAGCAGCATCATCGCAAATTTCCCAAACAAGCCAATCAATACCCTGAAGATGGGCAGACATGCGTATTTTCCAATAGGGATAGTTTGTTCCATCGAAGAACGGTGGTTTACCGGAACCACGCTCCATGTCGCCTTCGTGGATCACGGACCGATTAAGGTGGAATGATCCTTaaccggctccgataccaattgaaggaccgaaaacggcgaccagaggggggggtgaatgggAGCCTCAAATTTTCTCTCGAAAATATTTGGCCACTGTCCCAAAATCACCGCCAAACACAAGCAACTTGCTAAGACCAAAATACTCTAGTCAACTTGTGACAAAAGTACCTAGAACAATTCTTTGGAACGGCAGAAAAGCAACGCAACAGACGAGACACGATTCAGAGCTCAAACGACAAAATCAGATGCAAAACACTGAATCGAGGCCAGAAAAAAATTGACAGAAAATCCCCTGAAAAATTTACAGAGTGCTTCCTGTAGATAAGAGTGACAACTCAAAATACGATCACCAAATTCACAAGCTGCTGGAAAGCTGATAGCATACTGCTCTTCACGAAGCTGAGCACACACAGACTAGCCATTTAGGCTCCTCGGGCGAGCACCTGCTTTGGTGCTGGGCGAGCAACACACAGAGAGCAAAAACCTACGTACATGTCTCCATCGATAAACTGCttagagctagacaaaaataaatCCAGGAAGCAGaggaagaaatcaaacacatgAGATGCTACTCCTGAAATTGATGTTCTGTGGGCACAAGCTCCTGGAACAAGAACAACCTGAAACAATTGAACTGCAAGAGCAACTCAAGCACTGCTTGATACCTATTGAACCGTAACAAACACAAGCTGGAAAAATTTGGTCAGAACATACAGCAGGCAACGAGCGACCAATCCTACTCAGTACTAGAATCTGGCTGGATTGCACCGGAGATCAGTGGAAAGCCTAACCAAAAACAAAACTAGCACCTGAGAGAAACTAGGAGGAGCACGGGTCTGCTCGTGCTCAGGCACTGGGAGCCACGAGCGAGCGCCAGCTCCGACGGTCCTGCTCCCCGAGCGTGCACCTGAGACCGACGAACAAAAATGGATGAACTGACAAGAACGGAGCAGCGCTAATTCCAGGGAAAACCAACGACAcagcaaagagaggaaaaacaaGCCCGTCAGTCGCTGCTCAGAAGAGCACGATCGGTGCGTCAAACACCGGCGCTGGTAGCGTTAGAACAGAGAGGCTTGAAGAACTCAGCAAGAAAGGGGCGACCCAAAATTCGACGAAATCCATATCAAAACTCTATGAATCGCTCCCAAACTTTGCACAGGCTAAATTCACGAAAGAAGGAAGCTATTCCCCAAAAATCATTGCTTGGAATTAACTCAAACTCTGGAAAATTCAGATCATAGCAAAGAACgaaaaagggaaaaaaacgATGAACTTGGACAGCGAAAATCATAGACACAAAATAAGAATCCCGAAGGACAAAAGGAGGATTTGGGCCTTCATTCCCACTTCAAAAcacaacaaaaatgctacaaatTTTTCTCAGTTCATGAATCTCTAAGACTTGGGAGAAAGAGCTAAACCTAGAGAGAAAGGAAAAAACTGCCTGTTGGCAGAGAGATGGCGTGAGAGAAGTGGAGAGGGGGTTAGGAGAGATGGGGAACTCCCCCGGTTTATTTATCAGGCATATTACATATTCCCCAAATATCCCTAGATATTTTTGAGCGAACTAGCTAGCCCCAGGGGCATTCTAGTCCAACTCGACATGACCTAAATCCGACGGCCACCGCGGCTCCTCACCGGTAGCGTCGCTCCGAAGCGATCTCACCGATGCCGCCACGTGCCATCCGTCCGCATCGGGACCTCCGTCcgggttttgaggcccaaacccgcGAAACCCGCCGCGAGTAGCGTAGCCCGTACGCGTCCCCCGCCGTGTACACTTGCGCTTATCGATGTCCCAAGTGTCAGCCACCGCAGCTGGCCACCCGGTCGTCTGGTCCGTCAATCCAAGCCTCACGTCCGCCCTTCACCGCAACCGGTCGGTCAGCACGGCACGCCCTACTTGACCTTCACCCGACCGCTGCCACCGCATCCAGACTCCACACCTGCACATCACGAAGCCAAGAGACACCGTTTCGACACATAACCCTGTGCCAGGATATCAGTAGAACCACTGAACCAACAATCCACCAAAATATTGGTATGTTGACAATCGCTCATCACACAACAAGGGTGCTCCACAATGGTTATGTAAAAACCATGTGTTCGCAATCTCCCCCTTGATGAGTGCATTGTGAACACCAACACAAAAGCCTGAGAAAACCAACTCAAGTGTAAGCTCGAAACGGGTCATTCACAATGAGTAAAGCAAAGCCAACAACTTGGTCCCCAAAGACATGGGCAACGGCTCGACACAACCAAATAAAACACAGCTAACCCTCAAGAAGAGGCAAACAGGCTCAACACCGCTAGAGTAAACTGGCTGACACATGCAGCACCGGCCGGTACGCCATCGTGGTCATCGGCTTCCTGTCCACGTTCGGCGGCGGCCGGACACCGGTCCTCAACTTGGCCGGACACTGCGATCCCGGCGTGGTGGGCGGTGGCTGCACACGCCTGTCGGTGGACATCAAGTCCTGTCAGACCCAAGGCGTCAAGGTGCTCCTCAGCATCGGCGGCGGCTCCGGGAACTACAGCCTTTCCTCCGCCTCGGACGCCAAGAGCGTGGCCACCTACCTATGGGACAACTTCCTCGGGGGCACCAACTCCACCTCCTCATCTCGGCCGCTCGGCGACGCCGTTCTCGACGGCATCGACTTCGACATCCAGATTGGTTCAGCGAGTCACTACGATGACCTCGCTAAGAACCTCAAGTCCTCCAGCGGCAGTAT
This window of the Sorghum bicolor cultivar BTx623 chromosome 7, Sorghum_bicolor_NCBIv3, whole genome shotgun sequence genome carries:
- the LOC110436975 gene encoding uncharacterized protein LOC110436975 → MERGSGKPPFFDGTNYPYWKIRMSAHLQGIDWLVWEICDDAAFVVLEPRARTTQDQKDRHNANSRARSVLFSSLSLSEFERVSDCATAREIWVRLQSYHEGTAHVKTRLYETYKREYENFTQLDGESIDAMFSRFQTIINKMRANKAQLPYDDHERALKLLYALDRKVWDVKVSAIIESLNYDTITVDELFSKLKSTEIDYQTQAKLKNPSAPTMALVSGNSSSSSANPSQMSFALSSLVSVSEEQLETLGDDELALIISQFSRFHNNRLNRRRGGDQKVGCYNCGDLDHFVAHCPKKNKHSSDKYDSGKRKDKRDYTSKKYKSKKGFDKEALKKMYRKKAKAQERAFLASLSDLDNDSGDDRSSSPSSDNESERKMEEKLTGLCFVADSTHGGFCTMAIDEEVKASKDEVSFDDDTSEIGGLENTSLVDSGCSRHMTGSSKWFSSLDPVQCKEYITFGDNSKGKVLSHGTIRVNESFVLKDVALVSNLHFNLLSVSQLLQDGFEVRFKTGLSRVLDS